In Drosophila ananassae strain 14024-0371.13 chromosome 4 unlocalized genomic scaffold, ASM1763931v2 tig00000071, whole genome shotgun sequence, a genomic segment contains:
- the LOC6498715 gene encoding uncharacterized protein LOC6498715 isoform X2, with translation MHYSWLLIKCIQFDLLVILANLKQSDASYLIPRNRGKSENYSNERKIEDSSSNVRTVGEVFVPKTFSINSQEPSCEELRAMWIFSRRQSRAAEITNEIPTYRDPFKYNIWEPLYLNPRMLGAKEIFIFSGR, from the exons atgcaTTACAGTTGGTTATTG ATAAAATGTATTCAATTTGACTTATTGGTTATTTTGGCAAATCTAAAGCAAAGCGATGCAAGCTATTTGATCCCACGTAATCGTGGAAAAAGCGAAAATTATAGCAATGAAAGAAAAATCGAAGATTCATCTTCCAATGTTAGGACAGTTGGTGAAGTGTTTGtgccaaaaacattttcaatcaaCTCACAGGAACCATCATGCGAGGAGCTTCGGGCAATGTGGAT CTTTTCACGAAGGCAATCGCGTGCAGCTGAAATAACTAATGAAATCCCAACATATCGAGATCCtttcaaatataatatttggGAACCTCTTTATTTAAACCCACGAATGTTAGGAGC